ACTAAACCTTCGGCGATTTCCTTACCTAATATATTGTTAATTTGCTCCTCATCAGCACCTTTACCTCTGAAAATTACTTTCCACTTTTTATTTTCTTCTTTAGAGTAAAATTCTTTCACTGATTCTGCAAAAAGGATAGCATTCTTAGTTGACACAAAACGATGTGCAAAGCAGATAATGTCTTCCTTCTCAGGGATATCATAAAGTCTCGGGAAATATAAAAATGGACCACTGTAATGGTTGGTAAGTTTTAAATGATCCTCTTTCAAATACTTTTTTAAATTGTTGTGCACAGTTTGACTTACACAGTTGATATTTACATGAAGGCTTTCATCAAAGTCGAAGCGGTTTAATTGCTCCGCCCATTTATGAACGTGTCTGTTAGATGTAATCTCAAAAATGACTCTATTTTTATGATTTTGTGAGAAAAACAATGTACCTAATCGAGCACTTTCTCCATGGAAACAATGTACAATATCTTGTTCTGATTTCACCAGATCATTAAGAGTATTATACCAACTTAATTTCTTTAAAATTGGCTTTGGAGCATATTTAACCGTCTTATACAGGCGATGGTCCTTTAATGCCTTATTGATAAAAGTATCATCAAATTTGCCACTTTCAGAAATTACATGTTTTTTAATTTTATTGTGTTCTAATATATAGGCACAAAATCTGTTTTTTTGGTAGGCTTCTAAAAGTTTTTGGTTAAGTACAATCTCTACATCTAGTTTGCTCTCATTCACTAAGTAATGGGTAAGTTTTAATGCGCGGGTTTCAGCACCACCAATACCATTTGATGCTATAACAATATAATATTTCATGGAGTTAAAAAAGTATTTGAAGTGAAAGGAGTGAAGTTATCTAGGCAGGGTACACCTAGATAACTGATTATATTTTTGTGGATTAAGCAACTAATGCTTCTTTAGTTACATTAATCTCTTTTGTTGATTCTGGGAAGACTTTTTCAAGTTTACCACCTAAAGCATTAAACTTTGTAACAAAGTTATTATAACCTCTTTCTATTTGAAAAGCCTCTGTGATAGTTGCTGTATCTGTACCTTCGTTTAACAACATAAGTACAGCCATACCACCACGTAAATCCGTTGCTCTTACTGTCTCAGATTTTACTTTAATGTTACCTGAGATCGTAATTGTGTTTTTATCTTGAACAATGTTAGCACCAAGTTTTGCCATTTCTTCTAAATATTGGAAACGGTCGAAAAATCTTAGTTCTGTAACAACCGAGTTAGACATTGCGAATGTACCATAAGCAGCAAAAATTGGATGCATATCTGAATTAATACCAGGGTATGGACCTGTAGCAATTTCAAAAGAAGTTGCATTTTTACCATCCACAGATAAAGTTTGTGAAGCTTCATCAAACGAAATACCTGAGTTACCTTCCAGTAAGAATTGCATAGGCACTACCAAATGAGCATATGGGAAATTCTTAATTTCCATTTTTGACTTATTGACAATGGCCATCATTAACCAAGTAATCGCTTCAACATTATCTGGCACTACTTCATGCACAATTGGAGTAATTGGAGTTGATTGACCACCGATACCTGTGATCTGAATATAATCTTGACCAAAAACTTCAACCTTAGCTCCCATTTTAGAAACAAGATCAAGAAGATCAAGTACCTCTGGACGAACGTGTGGGTTGAAAATTCTTGTTGTTCCTTTTGCTAAAGATCCGATTAGAATAGAGTTTTCTGTAGCTCCAGTTGAACGGATAGGTAAATGGATATCTTGTCCTACTAACTCAGTTTCTTTAGTTAGCATAAGTGTATCATTTGTTTCGCCAGTTTCAAAGTTGATCTTTGCACCAAATTTTTCGAAAATATCTAGGTGAATATCGATTTTACGGTCACCTAATTGACATCCACCAGGAAGAGGCACACTAGCATATCCACTTCTTGCAAATAAAGCACCTGCAATTAAAACTGTATTACGAATAGAACGTTTATTCCATACTAATTCATTATTGAAAGATTCATCTTTGATTAGAATACGGTCGGCTTCAATAGATATGTTTTTACCTAAAGCCTCTAACATTTCAACATGGATTTTTACATCTAATAGTTCGTTGGGGTTATTTTCTAAAGTTACATCTCTATCAGTTAGGATAGAAGCAGCCAATAAACGAAGTGCTGAGTTCTTAGCTCCACTTACATTTACAGTTCCATTTAATTTACTTGGGGTAATTTTATAAATAAAGTTTTCCATATCTAATCAAAAAAATTGTATGAGTATAAATATCCATTCCAGTCACCAAAAAATAAGTTGTTGTGTTCATCGATCGTAGGAGGAGAGAGCGTCTTTCCGCAATCGATGGTATGGATTATTTTAAAATCGTTATTAATTATATTGAGTTTTCCTTCGGTTCTTGAAGTTTTCACTGTAACGTAAATATTGTTATTCTTGTCTACAATGGGAGAGGTCCATAAAGCACGATCACAAGAAGTGAGGTTAACTTTCTCTTGT
The Flammeovirga agarivorans genome window above contains:
- a CDS encoding UDP-N-acetylglucosamine 1-carboxyvinyltransferase; this encodes MENFIYKITPSKLNGTVNVSGAKNSALRLLAASILTDRDVTLENNPNELLDVKIHVEMLEALGKNISIEADRILIKDESFNNELVWNKRSIRNTVLIAGALFARSGYASVPLPGGCQLGDRKIDIHLDIFEKFGAKINFETGETNDTLMLTKETELVGQDIHLPIRSTGATENSILIGSLAKGTTRIFNPHVRPEVLDLLDLVSKMGAKVEVFGQDYIQITGIGGQSTPITPIVHEVVPDNVEAITWLMMAIVNKSKMEIKNFPYAHLVVPMQFLLEGNSGISFDEASQTLSVDGKNATSFEIATGPYPGINSDMHPIFAAYGTFAMSNSVVTELRFFDRFQYLEEMAKLGANIVQDKNTITISGNIKVKSETVRATDLRGGMAVLMLLNEGTDTATITEAFQIERGYNNFVTKFNALGGKLEKVFPESTKEINVTKEALVA
- a CDS encoding glycosyltransferase family 4 protein — encoded protein: MKYYIVIASNGIGGAETRALKLTHYLVNESKLDVEIVLNQKLLEAYQKNRFCAYILEHNKIKKHVISESGKFDDTFINKALKDHRLYKTVKYAPKPILKKLSWYNTLNDLVKSEQDIVHCFHGESARLGTLFFSQNHKNRVIFEITSNRHVHKWAEQLNRFDFDESLHVNINCVSQTVHNNLKKYLKEDHLKLTNHYSGPFLYFPRLYDIPEKEDIICFAHRFVSTKNAILFAESVKEFYSKEENKKWKVIFRGKGADEEQINNILGKEIAEGLVEVSYTDDLQYDLKKTKVFASIITTGNFPSNSVFEAMNYENLLLLSDTGITKEKFNFDEVTYCDLTKESVLKAINDATQLADSQDYMSARKATKAYYDGIVNRMEYIKDLAI